The Arthrobacter sp. PM3 genome contains the following window.
GATGCCTTCCATCCGGCGACCGGCCTCGAGATAGGCGTGGTCGCGTGCGTCGACGAACGTGGCCGTTCCCACGATCGCGGTCAGCGCCACGATGAACAGCAACTGGGCCACAAACAGCCTGCGCGCGATGCTCCAGCGGTGGATCATCAACACCTTCCATGACCAATATGAACGCAAGGGTGATGTGCGTCACCCCGTCATCAATGATGGGTTACACACGAACGGTCGAGCGGACCACAGCAGGAACCGCACGAATGTCCAGCCTATCCAAGGAGAACACGATGGCCTCTCAACGAGGAGAGTCGGCAGCACCGGCCGCAGCGCCGGCCAAGAAGCGCAAGGGACTGGACAAGTCCCACTACCTGTACATGGCAGTCATCGTCGCCGTCATTGCGGGCGCCCTCGTCGGGCTGCTGTTTCCCGAAGTGGGCAAATCCCTGAAGCCGCTCGGTGACGGTTTCATCAAGCTCATCAAGATGATGATCGCCCCCGTCATCTTCTGCACCATCGTGCTGGGCATCGGCTCCATCGCCAAGGCCGCCACGGTCGGCAAGGTCGGCGGCCTGGCGCTTGGCTACTTCGTGGTCATGTCCACCTTTGCCCTGGCGATCGGCCTCGTGGTGGGCAACCTGGTCCACCCGGGCGAAGGCCTCAAGCTCGCCCCCTACGATCCGAACAAGAAGGCGGCGGTCGACAGCACCGTCGACTTCCTCCTGGGCATCATTCCGGGCGACATTCCCGTCCTCCCGACCCTCCTCGCCGCAATCCTGGTCGGGTTCGCGCTGCAGAAGATGGGACCCCAGGGCGCCCCGATCCTCAAGGCTGTCGGCTACGGCCAGGCCCTCGTGTTCCGCATCCTCATCATGATCATGTGGCTCGCCCCGGTCGGCGCCTTCGGTGCGATCGCCGCCGTCGTGGGCGCCACCGGCGTGCAGGCCATCTTCAGCATGTTCACGCTGATGATCGCTTTCTACATCACTTGCGCCCTGTTCATCGTGGTGATCCTCGGCGGCCTGCTCAAGGTGGTCGCCGGCGTCAGCATCTTCCGCCTCATGAAGTACCTGGGCCGCGAATACCTGCTGATCTTCTCGACGTCGTCCTCCGAAGCGGCACTGCCCCGCCTGATCGCGAAGATGGAACACCTCGGCGTGTCCAAGCCCGTCGTCGGCGTGACCGTTCCCACCGGGTACTCGTTCAACCTGGACGGCACGGCCATCTACCTGACCATGGCTGCGCTGTTCGTTGCCAATGCCATGGGCACGCCCCTGGACCTTGGCGCCCAGGTGTCCCTCCTGGTCTTCATGATCATCGCCTCCAAGGGCGCCGCCGGCGTGACCGGTGCCGGCCTCGCCACCCTGGCCGCAGGACTCCAGGCGCATGCGCCGCAGCTGCTGGGCGGCGTGGGCATGATCGTCGGGATCGACCGCTTCATGTCCGAGGCACGCGCCCTGACCAACTTCACCGGCAACGCCGTCGCCACCGTGCTGATCGGCACATGGGTCAAGGAGATCGACGGCGGACGGGTGGACCGTGTCCTCCGCGGCGCCGAACCGTTCAACGAGGAAACCATGCTCGCCGGGCACGGCACCAGCGCCGACGCCGACACCGAGCCGGCAGTGCCGGCCCCGGCCTACGCCTAGCCCCGCCGCACCTGGACCGGCCGGGCCCAAACCGCCAGCCCCGACGAACTGCCCGGACGCCGACCAGCGTCCGGGCAGTTCCATGCGGACTAGGATCGGGACCTGCACGAACCTTCGACTTCTACCCGAAGGTCAAGGCTCACATGGCGGCGATTGTCAAGGTCCGCGGATTACCGTGTCGGGCGCTGTAACCTTGGGAGGAAACACGCTCGGCTTCGGAGCCTGGCGCGGCAGTACCAAGCACCACCATCACCGTCATCGAAAGTGTGGATAGATACGTGAGCAGCGAACGGGGTTCAGCAACTCTG
Protein-coding sequences here:
- a CDS encoding cation:dicarboxylate symporter family transporter, encoding MASQRGESAAPAAAPAKKRKGLDKSHYLYMAVIVAVIAGALVGLLFPEVGKSLKPLGDGFIKLIKMMIAPVIFCTIVLGIGSIAKAATVGKVGGLALGYFVVMSTFALAIGLVVGNLVHPGEGLKLAPYDPNKKAAVDSTVDFLLGIIPGDIPVLPTLLAAILVGFALQKMGPQGAPILKAVGYGQALVFRILIMIMWLAPVGAFGAIAAVVGATGVQAIFSMFTLMIAFYITCALFIVVILGGLLKVVAGVSIFRLMKYLGREYLLIFSTSSSEAALPRLIAKMEHLGVSKPVVGVTVPTGYSFNLDGTAIYLTMAALFVANAMGTPLDLGAQVSLLVFMIIASKGAAGVTGAGLATLAAGLQAHAPQLLGGVGMIVGIDRFMSEARALTNFTGNAVATVLIGTWVKEIDGGRVDRVLRGAEPFNEETMLAGHGTSADADTEPAVPAPAYA